Below is a window of Patescibacteria group bacterium DNA.
GCAGCACGAGCGGTAACAAATCGGTTAGCAGAAATACCAGCACTCGTAACCTCGCGATAGGTTGTGCCGTTGTTAGTAATGAGCACATAGCGACCATCGGCTAATTTACCAAACAAACCGTCTGGTAAAACAGCACTTGATTCAATTCTTGAAGCTAACGGATAGGTAAATCTGGGCAAGAAGTCATCTGGTACCCACCAAGTATTTTTGAAGGTCGGGTCACCAAATAACGTCTTATAAACAGTGGCTGATTTGACTGGTCTTAATTTGCAATCAGGTGTGACATAGAAAACGGCTCGGGCTTCGTATTCCGGATAAACACTTCGACCGGTCCCTCTAAATAAAGAACCTGGTCTAAAGCAAACATAACCGCCATCAGGATAGGTGTCTAAAACCGCCTGACTAACGGTTTGAACGGTTGAGAAGTTATCCGGATAACCCCAAGAGCGATAAACTGACAAATATGGGAAAGCCAGTTTCTTGCCACCCTGAATCAAATAGACTGTGTCAGAAGTCGCCACTTTAACCAGACTACCATCGGTAATGGTTTGTGCTCCTACCTCAACTGCTGGCACAACTAAAGCGAGAACAAAAGATAAAGCAATAAAAGAAGTAATTATTTTTTTCGACATTTTTCCTCATTAACTCTCATCAATTTTCCCTCCAAATCATTGATGAGTTTATATAAACGTCCTCGTCGACCTTTATGCCTCTGACCGAAATCAGAGACGCGGTTGAGACCTGTCGACCTTGCTTTTCAGATCCGACCCGCAGGACGTAATTAACAAATTTTTAATTTTTAATTTTTTAAACTATTCGCGAAGCAAATCAGTTTTAAAAGAATTAGTTTCTTGAATAGGAGCAATTTTAAAATCAGTAGGTTTTTCTATCTTTTTGGGTTGAACTAAAGAACCAGTGGCCGGCAATGATTCTAAAGTTTCTGGCTTTCTTTCTTCAATAATCGGCTCTTCACTGGGCACTTGTTCTTCTTTTTTTTCTTCAGAAGAAGAAACAATAATTTTTTCCACTTCCATAGTTTTCTCTAAGACTGCTTCAACTTTCTTTTCTTTTAAAGCCTCTTTAGTTTCAGCTAAAAGTTTTTCTAAATCTTGATTTTGAATCAAGGCAACAATTTTTTTGTTATCTTGAATTGGAAGGTCTGGGGAAAATAAAATTTCTTCTTTAACCGGCAAACCAATCTCTTTTTTTAAAGAAACAAATTCTTTTTGAAACTCAATCACTGTTTTAGATAATTGAGGCGAAATTTTTGAATCAATAACCCCACCTCTACTGGCTAATTGTTTTGATTCTTTTAATCTTTTTTGCACTATCTCGGCTCTTAAAACTGGTTTTTCTTGAGACGGGCTCAACTGAAAGATGATTTTTTCCGAAGCTCTTTTTAGAGGATAAAGGGGTTCACCGGGTAAACTTCTTTCCGCCGCTTTTAAAAAGCCATAACCACTTAATAAAACAACAACCAGAATCATTAAGGTAGTAAAAACTGGTTTTAAATAAAAAAGAACCCCCTTTGCGGTAGGTGGAAATTTTTCTCTAAAATAAGCCAATAAATGGGCTTGGTCTTGCTCCACCCATTGACGATTAGCCTTAATCTTTTGGCACTGCTTTAAAAGTTTGATAACTTCTTTTTCCTGCCTCATATTAAAGAAGACGATACAACGCTAAAAGTGTGACAATTGACTTACGACTGGCAACTATCGACTTACGACTGGCCTTTTAATTTTTTACTGAAACCGCCAAGTTGATTTTTGATAGATTCTGCTTTTTCAACTATTTGAGAATAAGAGTTTTGAGTGATCAAATTATTATCTAAAGCAATATCTAAAGCGGCTACTACCTCATCGATGGAGCCGATACTAATGAGTAAGAAACGGTTAAATTCTTTATCAGAATTTCGACCAGAGCCTTCGGCTAAATTTAATAAAATAGAAATAGTTGCTCGTCTGATTTGTGATCCTAAATCATATTGATATATTTGAGGAAATTTCGAAGTAATAATAAAAATTAGTTTTATAAATTCTCTAATATCTTTATAAACTGGAAACTTTTTGAATCTAAAACTCATATTTGTTGGTCGTCAGTTGTCAGTTGTTAGTCGTTAGTCGTTAGTCGTTAGTCGTCAGTCGTCAGTCGTCAGTTATCAGTCGCTTTCGCAGTAGTTTAAGACCACGTGAAGCAAGTTGGCGGACGTTCGTTTGATTCTGGTTAAGTATCTGAGCAATTTCCTTAAAGGAAAGGTCATCAACATATCGTAAAATTAAGACTTCGCGATAACGGTCAGGAATTTTTTTTAAGGCTTCTTCAATTTGATAAAGATTTAATTTCAAATCGATTTCTTGCGCCAAATCTTTTGGTTCTTCAATTTCTTCATCAATTTCTTCTAAAGAAATTTCTCTTTGTTCTTTTTGACGATAAAAATCAACAATTAAATTTCTGGCTGTTTGATAAACAAAGGAACGGAAATTTTTAATTTCTCCACCATTAGCCAGATAGTCTAAAATTTTAAAAAAAACTTCGCTCGTTAAATCCTGGGCTTTTTCTTGATGAGAGGTTTTAAAATAAATAAATTGATAAATTTTTTCTCGATAAGCAGAACAAAGGCGAGCAAAAGCGGCTTGATTCCCGCGGCGTGCTTGATGAAGAAGAATTTTTTCTTGAATCCGCAACATATTTTCATCTTTAAAGAGTGCCAAGTTTAGCCTTGATGGTCATTTCCTGATTCTCTCTGATAACTAAAAAATCAACTTCCTCGCCTGGCGAAAATTCCTGAATTATCTCGGTCAAACTCTTTGTCTCTTCGAGTGGTAAATTATTGATTTTGAAAATCAGGTCGCCCTTTTTAAAACCAGCAACAAAAGCTGGGCTTTTTTCTTTGACTGAATAAACCAAGGCTCCTGATTTGATGTTTTCCAAATAAGCTGGCGTGGCAGAAAAGTCTTTTAAATCAATGAAGGTCAGGCCCAGAAATGGTCTCTTGATTTTTTCATTTTTAAAAACTCGTGGAAGAAGAGATTGAAAGTGAAAAAGGGGGGCAATTTTATTTCTTGGTTGAGAAACAAAACCAACAAAAGCACCGTCTAAATCAAAAACAGGAGCATTTGAAAAATTGGCTGGCAGTTCTTTGTTAATTTTGATAAATTGAGAAAATTTTTCTGTTGATTGAATAAGATTTTTTTCTGTCTCAGAAATAAAACGAGGCTGACTGACAAGTGCTAAATCAAAATTAAAAAATTTATCAAAAAATAAAAGAGTTTTGCCAAAATTCAGAGATTCTTTATCAATAAATTTTACGACCGGTAAATCCTTGGCTTCAATTTTTAAAAAAACGGTCTGGCTTAAATCATCAAAAATTATTTTTTTAACGGTTAATCTTTTTTTCTCAGAAGTTAAAACCTCTAAACTAAGATTTGGTTGAGTAAGAACATCTTTGGCTGTTGCTAACCAACCATCTCTGGTTAAAATAACCGCTAAAGCCG
It encodes the following:
- a CDS encoding DUF5667 domain-containing protein, which gives rise to MRQEKEVIKLLKQCQKIKANRQWVEQDQAHLLAYFREKFPPTAKGVLFYLKPVFTTLMILVVVLLSGYGFLKAAERSLPGEPLYPLKRASEKIIFQLSPSQEKPVLRAEIVQKRLKESKQLASRGGVIDSKISPQLSKTVIEFQKEFVSLKKEIGLPVKEEILFSPDLPIQDNKKIVALIQNQDLEKLLAETKEALKEKKVEAVLEKTMEVEKIIVSSSEEKKEEQVPSEEPIIEERKPETLESLPATGSLVQPKKIEKPTDFKIAPIQETNSFKTDLLRE
- a CDS encoding four helix bundle protein; its protein translation is MSFRFKKFPVYKDIREFIKLIFIITSKFPQIYQYDLGSQIRRATISILLNLAEGSGRNSDKEFNRFLLISIGSIDEVVAALDIALDNNLITQNSYSQIVEKAESIKNQLGGFSKKLKGQS
- a CDS encoding RNA polymerase sigma factor, which translates into the protein MLRIQEKILLHQARRGNQAAFARLCSAYREKIYQFIYFKTSHQEKAQDLTSEVFFKILDYLANGGEIKNFRSFVYQTARNLIVDFYRQKEQREISLEEIDEEIEEPKDLAQEIDLKLNLYQIEEALKKIPDRYREVLILRYVDDLSFKEIAQILNQNQTNVRQLASRGLKLLRKRLITDD
- a CDS encoding S1C family serine protease, translating into MPKITIENQNQEEKEFSQKEIVTPQKTEALEKLYENKEFATIQKPLKISTKIIILTMIVSVIFGLLAGFFGALYLLTRKEIKIPFFKKINFEEFLPKREITLFTEKNITVIPEERIADVTSQISPQVVRVFFSKKIDKSKEVISGFVLPEESSALAVILTRDGWLATAKDVLTQPNLSLEVLTSEKKRLTVKKIIFDDLSQTVFLKIEAKDLPVVKFIDKESLNFGKTLLFFDKFFNFDLALVSQPRFISETEKNLIQSTEKFSQFIKINKELPANFSNAPVFDLDGAFVGFVSQPRNKIAPLFHFQSLLPRVFKNEKIKRPFLGLTFIDLKDFSATPAYLENIKSGALVYSVKEKSPAFVAGFKKGDLIFKINNLPLEETKSLTEIIQEFSPGEEVDFLVIRENQEMTIKAKLGTL